One region of Oceanipulchritudo coccoides genomic DNA includes:
- a CDS encoding sugar phosphate isomerase/epimerase family protein, which translates to MSRDVTLFTGQWADLPLVELLPLVADMGYDGVELACWGDHFDVSKALSDEAYIPAKWELLQKHGLTCHAISAHLVGQAVCDLIDERHKAILPDSVWGDGDPEGVRQRAAEEMKATARAARKFFDARPDEQVLPPVVNGFTGSSIWHALYAFPPTSQDYLDKGFEDFAKRWLPILDVFEEEDVNFALEVHPTEIAFDIASSERALEAINGHKRFGFNYDPSHLGYQGVDYVKFIRDMFERIYHVHMKDVWWNRGDGSVGVFGGHTEFTDPRRYWDFRSLGHGDIDFEEIIVALNDIGYTGPLSVEWEDGRMDRIHGAEEACMFVRSVDFPPNRIAFDAAFDKSNQ; encoded by the coding sequence CCTGGTAGAACTGCTCCCGCTCGTAGCCGATATGGGCTATGACGGGGTTGAACTGGCCTGTTGGGGCGATCACTTTGATGTCAGCAAAGCCCTTTCGGATGAGGCTTACATCCCGGCAAAATGGGAATTACTCCAGAAGCACGGACTGACCTGCCACGCTATTTCCGCGCACCTTGTAGGGCAGGCGGTCTGCGACCTCATCGATGAACGGCACAAAGCAATCCTTCCCGACAGTGTCTGGGGTGACGGTGATCCTGAAGGCGTGCGCCAACGCGCTGCGGAGGAAATGAAAGCCACCGCGCGCGCCGCGAGAAAGTTTTTCGATGCCCGACCGGACGAGCAGGTCCTTCCGCCTGTGGTCAACGGCTTCACCGGCTCCTCCATCTGGCATGCGTTGTACGCCTTTCCGCCAACAAGCCAGGACTACCTCGACAAGGGATTTGAGGATTTCGCCAAGCGCTGGTTGCCGATCCTGGATGTTTTCGAGGAAGAGGATGTGAATTTCGCCCTTGAGGTCCATCCAACCGAGATTGCCTTTGATATCGCCAGCTCCGAACGGGCTCTTGAGGCCATCAACGGACACAAGCGCTTTGGATTCAACTATGATCCCAGCCACCTTGGCTACCAGGGTGTCGATTATGTGAAGTTCATCCGCGACATGTTCGAGCGGATCTATCACGTCCACATGAAGGACGTCTGGTGGAATCGCGGGGATGGGTCAGTGGGCGTGTTCGGGGGGCATACCGAGTTCACGGATCCGCGCCGCTACTGGGATTTTCGCTCCCTTGGGCATGGCGATATCGACTTCGAGGAGATCATTGTCGCCTTGAACGATATTGGGTACACGGGGCCGCTCTCTGTCGAATGGGAAGATGGACGCATGGATCGTATCCATGGAGCAGAGGAGGCCTGCATGTTTGTCCGGAGTGTGGATTTTCCCCCGAACCGGATCGCTTTCGACGCGGCCTTTGATAAAAGCAACCAGTAG